ggagacagaaacaggagaTTGACCTTCGAGTATGAAAGCCAATCCAAAAGAAGTTCGTTGTTTTTTCCCAGCCCTACTGAAGAAGATGCGACACTATTTCTTCGCTGCAAATGAGCCGCAAAAGTGGAACACTTTGATCCCCGTGCGAAGCAGCCAACCGCGAGCGTACTTCACTAAGGGGGTTTCGCATTTCCCTTCAGTTCGTCACCTCGGTATCCTCACAACGAACTCTTCGTGGGGTCGCGGGAGCCAAAAAGTCGACAGAAGTTCGAGAAATCTTTCGTTCGGagtgaaaaggaaacaagagaaaacgcaaagatCTCTGATGAAGACACACGGTGTCGGAAAGTTAGAAAAGCCACAGTGGGCGCAAGAGCTTTGCTTTATTTTACTCGAGTACTCTCTTCGACCTCAATGAGATCGAGTATTCAAAAGAAATATGGGGAATTTGTTTCGCCACGAATGCGTTTCACATAGTTTTTGAGGGAGTCCTTCGCGAGGTCTTCCAGCCAAAGACGATGCCGCTTTTCGTTCGCTTTTTTTGCGCTCGTTCCGGACCGCCCGAAAGGGGCGCAGCCGCTTGTTTGcttttccagtttctctgccgtggagagagaggggtTCCGCGTTCAGCGGGCATGAGCGGACGGAGTCTTCTTCAAAGGattttcccttttcttctcgcgagcTTTGCGCGGTGGTTTACTCCGTGGTTTGCCCTtggctgtttctctttgGTGGCGCAGCTCCCGATCACGAACTTGAATCTGAAAGTGCCGGCACACACATGGGACCAGAAGCCAAAGTACTTTGTTTTCGGTGGCCTCGTCTTCACCACACTGACTCGACATCTGTTGGTATGGAGCGGCTGATGCAAAGCCTGATGTACAAAACGAtttgcagagaaaaaacaccaatgtttccttttttccctgTGACTGTTGAGGGGTCGATCCCTAAAAGATTTTCATACATGAGCGTGCATCCCTTGTTCCGTGGTGCACGCGCTTATATTCATATATTCATAAACACATAAGGGGTTCACCGTGTGTGCGTAGATTCATCTGTGGACGCCTATCtgcatgtatatttgtgtgaGCGTGCATGCCTGTTATCCGACTGTCGCTGGCTGGAGATGTGTGTTCAGTTACACCTGATACTCGAGAGGTTTCTTTGACTTGGTTCAAAGAATGCGGAAGTTCTGTTTTCGCCAGTGAGGGCGCGGGTCCGAAAGCAGAGTGAACATATGCTTCAAGTTCTCCATCGAATGTGACTGCATGTATTTCCGTGATTCAGGAACACATGAAGTTGACGGAGTTCCCCGCAGAGTTCTTCACCAAAATAAAACAGACCAAATACCAGGAGGAGGAGGGTGATGAAGTTGTCGTGTTGAGTGTGGTGAGTTTTCTTGTGTCCAAATTCTCTGAGCTTCGGAAGCTAGTCGACACACTCTcggtcgctgcatgcatgtgaatGCGCTCGTGGATGCTTAGCGGAGATCCTTAAAGAACAGGAGTGATACAGCCTctatatgcgtatatacatgcatattgAACAACACGGGTGAATGCGCAAAACTACCTGTATGTGTGTAGACACACATCTAGACGCGCAAAAGTATTCCTTTATGTTTATGCGTGAGTGTATGTGTGCACGTGATAtcgcttcttttttccgctgTTGTTTCTGCATGTATCAATCCGTCTGCGGAGTTCGatcctttgtctctgttttaCTCAGATCCTCGCGTCAGAGTTGACGGTGGGATACACTGCAGCACCGGCGATCGTGACGGCTGTGCAGGGTCAAAAGGTGCGAGGCCTGGCGGACGTAGTCAGGATTGTGGAACAAAGCACAGACAATTTTCTGGAGTTTACTGTCAAGATTTCAGGAATTTCTGCGTTGCCGATCGTGCTTGACCGGAAGAAGGCGATGGCAGTCAATCCGAAGATTTTGGGGCAGCACAAAATCCTGAGAGACCGCTCTTACTTCCTCTAGACGAGCCAAGAAGTGATGTTCCCGTCGACAGAGATAGCTCGGCGAGACGAGACAAATACTAATGTTTTTCAACTCCTGGCTACTCCGTTCTCGCGCAAATCTTTCTCGGAAGAGAGACTTGCAGGCGCATGCGGGAAATTGGAGGGGAAATCGTGATTTAGGTGGAGAAGGAGTTAGGCTTTGCCGTTTTCAGTCTTGCACCGCAAGTGGAAATTTCGCGTATATTCACCGCGGTGCAAAAATGAGAGAGACATGCCCCGGAAAGaagcgttttttttctgatGAAGACCTccggaaagagagggaacaaTAGGGAGATTTGTGTATAGAAAAGCCAAACGTTCAGGATCCTCGTTCTCGTCGTTTTTTGCAGCAGTTGTGAAAAACACAACAGGAGGAATCCAGAAACCCAGGAACCAACTGTAGGAACATCCAGTTCAACATGGTTGCAGTTTCTAGAATTTCTTTCCAGTTTCAGGGATTCCCCAACAGATGAATGCACCTGGGAAGGAGCGGAAAGAACATGTCAGAAAACCAACGCGGAATCGATTTTCGTGTTACCTATTACACGTCTCCTCTAGGTGTGCGCTCATGCGCAGTTGCACGCACACAAACCTGTATGTTTCCGATTGTAAAGGCGTATGAGTGTGTGCGTGGAAAATGTAGAATGGCGAAGGATGAGGAACATGAGAAGGAGGGACTGCAAACTTTAAAGCATTCTTTGGGGCTCTAGAGCTTTCGGGTCTGCAATTGGTTGCTTTGTTGCCGGACAGCGACACCAGGAAGCAGTGCCGAACTTCCAGAAGGAATGTTTTTTGTCTGACGTCAGCGTCTTCCTACAGCGCCCAGTCTGTTGGAGCTTTGCCGTCTTCTGGGACCCTTCCCATCGAATGGGTTTCCAACAGGGTGTGAAACGAGTTTCAGGGATGTGTGGTGCCGTCTCGACCTCAAACCGAAACTGCCGTTTCTGTATGCCCCTCTTGATGGCACAAAAAAACTCAGGGAAAGAACCGCCTACAAAGACAAGGAATTCTGTGAGTTTTGAGCTTGTGGAGCACAGTGAAGGCACAGGAAACGGGCCCTGGCGGTTTTTCACATTTCATAGTCTGCCGGCCCTGACGAACGAAATTTTgctgtcttcgtttccttgttTTCACTTACAGCGCACCTTGCTGTGAGTTTCCTACCATACAGAAACATCTTCCTCGATACGCGGGCAGAGGACTTGTGTAGAAAGAAAGCCACCTCGTAGACACAATTTGATTTTGGAGAGTACAGGAGTACATGGgcgctttttttcttctcttcgtcctgttGCTTGTTTTCGGGCCCTCACTTCTCTTGATTTGCCAAGATTTGAAACGATATAGAGATATTAGTAGTCCATGCCCGAACCCAGACaccctgaaaaaaacgacagacAACGGTTGTTTTGTGCCTCTTGCTTTCGCCTGCTCATACTAGCAGATGTACATCTGCACAAGGTTGTCCTAGTTTAGAGACGCAAAGTCAGCTGGTTTTCTGTCCACATGTTAGTTCTGACTTTTGCCAGTGGGTGAAGTCACCCTCTTACCAAGACATAGAGCAAGGACGGGTTCTATCATCCCATTTATAGTGAGTAATAGAGTGTCTAGCTTCAGTTCTTACCTGATTGGTAGTGCATGCCTGGTGACTTACGACTTTATTGGTGGGAGCACAGTTCCCTCGGTGACCAATCCACTGCCCTGCCTTTGGGCACTGAAACTAACCCACAACTCAACCCTTTATTATTTCAGTCCAAATAGGAAGATATGAAACGATCAATTTTTCCTCGTAAATCGACGGTAGCCTTGTCTCACCCTCCTTAATGTAGGaccgaggaaagagacgacggTAAAAAGTCACTTACCTCATTATCCCGTGCACTAAGTAACCTAGGTATTTACGTGATTTACCACATGAACGCTCAAGACGACAGCTCAAGCAATGACTTTTCCCTCCACTCTGCGCCAGCGACTCAACGCCGAGAAAGTTCCTCGCTGTGGCGATTCCACAACTGTTAGACGTAAGGCCGGAAAGCAGATAGTAAGATAGTGGGCGCAAGCATCTGCCTGGACattgtttcttcctttttaaCTGTAAGGACGCAAGGggttttctcctctgttaTACCGCGAGTAAGTGCAAAGCATATCTATGCATCCGTCGCCTCATCAAAAGGCGATCTGCAGGAGGTTTTCTAGGGTCAACGTTCCAGGAAAACAATCATGTCTCCAGgatttttgttttttgcTGTTCACGTCTCCCGCCACTACGTACAACACCGCACAAGGGGCTCCATCGCTGCTGTTACGGTCCCATGCATGATGTTTAGCATAAGACTAACACAATGACCGGAGAAGTCACAGACAAACTTTCGCTCCCAAACCGGAAATTCTACGTCGCCGCATCGATTTGTAGAGAGGCACGTATCTCTGCATTTGGCGCGTTCTATCTTCTTCGAATCGGAGGGTGTTAGGGGCAGTGGCCCCCCAAAAAACCCACGTGCGCATATGCCCATACCTCTGCATTGCACACGTGCACTACTGTATATGTTTTTCTTCCTATTTACATACCTACTCCAGCTGCTGAGCAGAGCAAAAGGAACTGTTGGTACGCAAACCTAGTAAGCCGATGGAGTTAAAAATCTAAGAAAAAGGCGTTTGAGTTGTGACCACCCGAGATGAGTGTTGCTCCCTCGGAATCGGCACAAAAGTGGGAAACGTGCGTTAACTCAGTGACGCCTGAACACACGCCTTAGACAGCGACGTATCGCTATGTTCCCTTTCTCCTATATTTTGTGCCAGGGCACTTATTTTGAACTTGACCGACGCTCTGTGTGCGTCGGCCACGCTTACACGCAACGCCCCTTTGTTTTGCGAGTTTCTAGAACTCGAGGACATCCTCTTTGGCGTAGCCGAGCTTCGCAAGCTGTTCTGAGCAGCTGCGAACCATCGGCGGGGCGCCGCACAAGAGAATGGCCGTatcagaagaaggcggaggcaTGACTTTCTTCAGCATTTCTTCGTTGACGAAACCTGAGAAGTATCTCCACGTCGGCGAAGGAACGTCCACAGTGAACGCACACTCGAACTGGTCAGGGTACTGCTCGCGCATCTCTTCCAGTTCTGCCGAGGCCAACAGGAAAGCCCCACAAAGCAAGAAAAGCCGATTCctcgagaagacgcaaacgAACGAATCACCGTGAAGGCAAACGGAAGCGAGCAGCACGAAAGCAATTTGCGTCTCTTTGATACAGCACCATAAACAAACACAACTCTCAACACACACATGTGTATCCAACACAAGCACTACAGcgtgtataaatatatatcaTTATTTACGTATATCTACAAGTGCGCGGACAACTCAGATCAcgccagcgcatgcatgaagacacaaacacatatatatacatacatagagATATATTTCGACacctatgtatatatttctatatttatgtgcatatatatatatatatatatatatttatttatacatatatatatgctgaGTGCACGGGTCGCTTACCATCGCGCAAGAGAATGTCTTCTTCGGTCCGGttggcgaagagaagagagacggttgttttgtctcctcctgtcCGCAAAATCGACGACAAAAGTTGAAACATCGGTGTCACGCCCGTGCCTCCAGCAACCATGCCAAtatgcttcttcttcagcacTCGCCGGTTCACCTGGAATTCGCCGTTCCCCAAGTACTCGATGAGGCTGCAAAAATACATCAGCGACGAAAACATGCATACAAACAACTCACAAACACAAAGGCATTCTCCAAAAATATCCACCTACAATACACCTACACCAAAGCATACGTCACTACGCAGATACCGTCTAGGTAGAGAGATCCGAACTATTCGTGAtccacacacatacacacccATGGATATCTGTTTACccatacgcatatatatatatatatatatatatatatatgtataaagaAATGTAAGTATATGCATAAATGTTATTAGATCAACCGATAACGTTTGACCAAACAGTTGTATATGTACGTATCTTGCTTTCGCTCAATCAATCTTTCACTTTACATGCCCACGTATCGCTATGTAGCTGTATCTCTTTAGCTTCCCATCCACATCTGAGTCAGTCCACATGTGGTgccatacatatatatatatatatatatataggaaaGTAGATATGCGGGTTGCTCTGTGTTCGTTTCCCGTCGCAGAGATGCTGGGAAGAAGCTggaggagcgaagagagagaaggtgacAGTTTGCGGGTATCTTACCCGAAAGGTCCCATCACATCGACTTGGTCTCCAGGGTGAAGACTGTCGAGATACTGCGACATCTTTCCGCCATCTGGGAACTGCGCGAGTTCTCCTTTCCGATAAACTTTGATCACAAGATCCACATAGCCTTTCACTTCATCTCCCGTTATGGGTGTGTATTTGCGTTCGATCTCCACCAGGTCCGCCTCTGTGTCTGGCACCTTgttcctgaaaaaaacgtATCACATCTTCGCCCCTTCAATCTGCTTCgatcccttttctctccccttttgGTCTCTGTCGTcacctcttcgctctctctcgttgtctccccgctccttcctttcctctctccctctcccatctctcctccttcttttccccctctctgtctttcactctcctttctctccctctcgttctttccctctttccGTTCCGtgcctctcctcccctgttttcgtcttctgtatctctctcgctctcttgaCTCACCAGTGACCAGGCACAGTTCCCTTGGGCGCAGGTGCGAAGAGTTTCAAATGTTTTCCCACAGGCAGGCCGAGAGATTGGCTGGGGCACTCGAGGCGGAAGCGAAACTTGAAGGTGTTGGGGGAGATGGTGATTTTGTCAACAAGCaccagcttcttcctcgacttgtCCAGAAACGGAGTCGCCAACTCGGCGCTCCACAAAAAAAACGACTTTCCACTTGCGCGATTCTTGAGCATCCAGTGCAGGGCGCATACCAACACAGTGACGGCAGCGACGACGCCtaagagaaaaagcgacgcATGACAAGGGAACGAGACAATGAAGAACATGAATCAGACACACAAAACCTTCTGATACACATAAAAACACACGCGCACATGTTCGTGGGCCTCTCATCATGCGCCAGGTAGATATATAAAAGTACCCATTAATACACGCATAGAATTGCCACATTGCGATGaatgtacatgtatacatatacgtatacatggATGTATGAATACAGATGCACGAATGTTGCTCTATGTGGTTTTTTAAGAGAAGCAAATGCAGATGTGTGTTGTTTCGCTTGACTGTCTGAAAGCGTTTCGGGGACGTACTGAGGAGCAACGAAGGCTCTGGCCTCGGAGGGAAGAGGCTTCCAAAGGCTGCCCCACGGTCTGCTTCGGCTGCTGACCCCTGCATTGTCTTGAATCTTTGAAATTCTAGATGAATAATCTCCTCTCAGGAGGATATCAGaaccgtttctctttcttccgaATTCTCCTCCAAGTGTCGCATCTCGGCGGCGCCCGGCTCTGCCTCAGAGATAAAGGATATacaagaaaagcagagagtaCCGTAAGtagtgaggagagagaaaaggaagtaGAGTGTAAGATGTGAGTAGACCTCGATACAAACCTCACCAATAGTCAACAGAGGttaagagagagagatgctcGTGGCTCGTCAGCAATTGACAAAGTCACCCACAAAAAAAAGCCATAGAGGAAATTCCCGCGACGGACGTTTTCAGGACTGCACTGCTGCAACACGTACCGAGATATATCTACACAGATCTGCGTCAGTCCACATGCCAAGGACTTCCCGGCTCGttcggagaggaaagaaccgTAAAATAACGCCCAACAACTGACGCTGTAGTAACACACGCAAGCACACACATaatatatgaatgtatgtaGATTGCTAGATCTAGAGTAAGATGCACGTGTGCTGAGCCATGAGGCATCGCTGCGCATGAAAACGTCTCTATTCGTAGTTGCTGATGAAGTCTCAGTCTCCCATTTGGCTCGAAGCGCCACAGAATCTTTTGAAGTGCGCACTGTCGCCAGTACAGGTCgagggtgtgtgtgtgtcgggTCTTACACTGAGAAAGTTGGGCCTCCACTTCTTGGGAACGCAGCAGCCGCGAAAATAGATTTGTGTCAGAATATCCTCTGGCACCTACTCAGTGGTCTCCGCTGCCAGCCTCAGAGTCGAGACGGACTCTGAAGATTGCTTCGCTTGGGGGTCAACTTCGAAAGCCACGCGCAGGTAGCTCCTTAAACAGTCGAGAGgcaagacgcaggcgaaagagagacgtcGGGGATCTGCAGTTCGTTCAAAAGTCCTTGGTAAGAAAAAATGTCTTAGAAAACGAGTTGCCGCGTTAGACGGAATCGAGCACAGGCAACGGTAATTTGTCTGCAAATTTTACGACGTTATGCCAGCGCTTTTAATCCTTTTAACTGACTGCATGTGAAAAGCCGCAAGGGGGGCGACGCTACctggctgtctctgtgtgcaaAGACGAGAGCTCCGAAGCGATTCTTGGTCACAAATCCGCAtccgtctccgttttccgaGGCACACCAAAAAAGCGAAGCGTCTGCCTCGTGCTTCGGAACCAAGTTGCGTCGGCACACTCGTAACTCGGATGggctcttcttttttctcgaggtCTTTCGGAAGCAATGTCTCGGCTGCGGCGCAAATCGCAGTCGCCGTTTCCGATTGCCTCTAACAAGACACATCTGAGCACATGGTGGAGAGTTGCAGGCTACTCAGGCGACTCACTtcgagtgtacatacacgcgAGGAGTGTTGAACAGTGGCCTCGGCTTGCATCCTTTGACACAGCAATCGAGCGTGAGCCCGGGTCGGAAATGTGGATCAAGACACGAACGACGCGACAAATGCGTAAAAGAAACTGTGGGCCTGTTCCTCTCGATGAACGCACATTGCAAATTCGTGGCCTCACCTACACATTCTACGCACTTTGGTGTATACAGGCTTCCCATTGTGCCTGTGATGCTCGGCGTTTCcgcgcgtgtgtgtgtgtggtgaAAAAGGCACCTGGTATCTCGGAACCTGTCGTTTTTCGCCATTTCTTTCGGAATAGGTCGCTACGGCGCTTGGTATGTGCCAGCCAACTAACCCGCAAGTTTCTCTTccagtttctgtttttcgctgGTCCTCGTCTCCCATTGTTTCCGGAGTAAACCGCTGTCCCGTCTAGGTAATCGGCCTCCACGCGTTCTGTCGATTTCCGTAAATAATGCCTCTCGTTTCCACGCTTCCGAAGCCTCTTTTCTGCCAATTTCCCCCGTCTCAATCTGTTTCCCGCTTCGTTGTTCCCCCTTCGCGCATTCACCGTCTTGTTATGCCTCCGGGGTTCCAGCCGCTGCTGCCGGGCCGCCCTTCCTTGTTTCCCCTGGCCTTCCCACGGCCTCGTCCCGCGTTTGCCCCGACAACGAAGTGACTGTCTAAACAAACTCAGTCCGTCTGGCATGCTTCTtactctccttcgtttccttgcTCGAAGCCATGTGTCCAACTCGTCTCTTggacgccttctctcgcgcgcaAGAGCAACACCCCGCGCGGCCTGCCGTGGCTTCTTGTACCTCTTCTgttttgtcttcctctctctcctcgtcctcttctgcaACGCGGGGCCTTAGCGACAAGACAGGGATCAAGGAactcgaaacagagaggaagctgaaTCTTGCCGGCTTCGGTCCAAAGGACGCCTCTCCCTGTTCTGCCGGGGGcaaagagacggaagagggaagaggagacatggaaaacgcgaaagaagagcgatCGAAACCACTAATttcacacagagagaacccTTCAATGAAGGGATccgcgaaaaacagaggagggggggaaaagaagagcgtCTCCGAGAAGGTGAAGGACTACAGCGAGATGATTGCAGAGCCGGCACTGGCGTCAGCCGAGATCCAAGGAACGAGGGAGGATCGCTCGAGCGAGGGAACGCAGCTtggcggagagaaacaagaatcGCCTCGTGAGGTTCCCCGCGTTCCGGATGAGATTCCTCGTCTCGCtagcgaaaagaaagacgcgtGTCGGAAGAGTTCCTCCCTCCAAACTTCACCTGGTCTCGCGCCGGGTCTTTCTGCGACCTCCAGTGGAAACGTAAAACCCCAGAAACAGACGCGGCTTCCAAATTCCTTTTTTGTCTCCAagcctgcttctctctttgctcaGAAGCCCTCAACCAGTGGCCCTGAGGCAGATAAAGTCTCTGGGGACGACCAAAATAAATCAACAGAGATCAAAGATGCTCAAACGTCCTGTCTCCCAGTAAGCGAGAAGGGCGAGAAAACTCCAAGGGAAACTCCGTCTTGCTCCTTTCTGTCATCATCCGGTTCTTTATCAGCGTCATGTAATACCTCGGAGAGTGGCGAGTTTGGAGCTGCAGCACATGtcgccgacgaagaagcttccgcagatgtgcatgcagaagaagagctttTTTCTCAGCCTCCTGAagcgcagaagacagagaattCAGACGACcgacagacagagggagCAGGAGGAAAACACGAAGTCGCGGGAGGGATTCAGGAAGCGAAGATGCGCGGAGACGAGCCGATTgagggaacagaagaagcggcgcatgcgcttcGTGGACACAGACCAGTTGAGCACGTCTCCGGAGAACTCCGCCGAAACAAAGACCCCTCAGGCGATCCCGTGGAAAAGGAGAGCCTCTCGGATTGCGGTGTCGACAGTAGCtgtgcttcctcctctcctgcttcctcctcttgttctgtttcctcgtcttctccatcttcttcctcttctggcTCATCAGCGTCATCTCCAACGTTCTCTGCTGTTCCGtcatcgtcttctccttcttccttttctcctgctttcGCACCCGAGCGGTCGGCCGCTGCGGTCGAGGCAGCAGTGTTCGTGGAAGGGGAATCGAAGACTCGACAGAGCGGTGGAGAGGCAGATaaagcgcgagaggagaacgacgaaCGAGAACTGACTCAGACAGAAGGAGGCGTAGAGACAGTCACCGtagagacagacgacaggGGAGCACAAGGGAGAGCTCGCGCAGCGCTCCGAGAAGCGTGGGGCGCAATTTTCAAACGGCCTTCTAGGCAGGGAGATCAAAAGAGTAAGCCGATTTCAGgggtgaagaaagaagagggagagaagaaggacgaggagtCTGCAAGCAAGCGGTCGAGACACAGtctgaaaagagagaacgaagaagcgaccaGCGGGCCTTCTGTGTGGGAGCGAGAGGCGGGACGCAGCTGCAGGCTTGGAGGCCGAGCGCGGCCCCGGAGATCGGCAGGCGACGCTCTCCAGTCGTGtccagagaagcgagacaagcGCGAAGTTGAAGAAGTGGAAGTAGAGAAGGTGGTGGTGAACGGGAAAGAGACTTCCGAGTGTCGACGTCGAAGCGAGCGCGTGTTGGCGCGACAGAAACGGACTTTTTCTGACTCAGAGCAGGTTCTGAGTGTctccgacagcgaggagacggaagagagaggcggaaccaaaaagagacagaaagttTCTGCGCCGACGCTGCTTCTCAGCCGCCGCTTCCCTGTCGCGCCcgcgaaggcagagaggcgcgggCAGCCGaagcgtgcatgcgcggcctCATCATTTCAACGCGCCCGCGAGGAAAGCAGTTTTTTCTcgggagggaagagaaagggtaGCAACGAAGAGACCGAGCGACAGCTCAAGCTTGCGAGggcggaggaagaacggagacagcgagaggaggtGATCCTGTTGAGGCGACGCGTCGTTCTGCaggcgca
This genomic interval from Toxoplasma gondii ME49 chromosome VIIb, whole genome shotgun sequence contains the following:
- a CDS encoding NADH-cytochrome b5 reductase 1, putative (encoded by transcript TGME49_262910~Signal peptide predicted by SignalP 2.0 HMM (probability 0.661) with cleavage site probability 0.566 at residue 40~Predicted trans-membrane domain (TMHMM2.0):25-45), whose protein sequence is MQGSAAEADRGAAFGSLFPPRPEPSLLLSVVAAVTVLVCALHWMLKNRASGKSFFLWSAELATPFLDKSRKKLVLVDKITISPNTFKFRFRLECPSQSLGLPVGKHLKLFAPAPKGTVPGHWNKVPDTEADLVEIERKYTPITGDEVKGYVDLVIKVYRKGELAQFPDGGKMSQYLDSLHPGDQVDVMGPFGLIEYLGNGEFQVNRRVLKKKHIGMVAGGTGVTPMFQLLSSILRTGGDKTTVSLLFANRTEEDILLRDELEEMREQYPDQFECAFTVDVPSPTWRYFSGFVNEEMLKKVMPPPSSDTAILLCGAPPMVRSCSEQLAKLGYAKEDVLEF